A stretch of DNA from Strigops habroptila isolate Jane chromosome 10, bStrHab1.2.pri, whole genome shotgun sequence:
ttcctccctccccccaaattCTGACATTTCCTGAAGATCTATCCCAGCTTGCTCCTCATCCTGACCAGCAGCATTAACACACCAGGACTGGAAGGCACACACAGTTTGTGAAATGGGGTACCACAAAAGGCCAATAAAAACTGCCTCTTGGCAGTCTGCTGAACTGCCTTCCCTATCAGGCCAGCCTTGTCTTGCTGCAACAAACAAGGCTGAAAGGATGGGATCAGCTATGAGAAGAGGGTTTCAGACACACTTCAGTCATTACAACAAATGCCAATTTATCTAACAAGTCTCTTCAGGTAACAGGCAAAAAGCACCTTGACTCCTAATTAAATTGCACCTCCGTTGCAAATGCTCCTTTCCCAGAAACCCCCTtacacacattttatttatacCATTCATCTCAAGAAACCTCTCCAACAACTCCGCTCTCCTAGACAGAGGTCTTTTGTGCCCATCCATGTGGGTGTATTATTTAAAGGGTACATCACATGGATAGTTTATCTTGTTTAATCTGATTTAATCTCAGCAGATTTactaaagtaaaatatatttatagacCCATATAGATGCCTCTCCCCATctccataaataaatattcaaaagcagaaaaacagatctGAAACATGATACTCAAGTTCCCATCATTTCTACATTAAGTGCCACATGAGACCAACATTCACAACACTGAACGCTTCAGTAGAGCTTAAAGCTATGGCAAGACACTAACATTTAGGACAAACCAAAGTCGAGGGGGGTAGAAGGACTAGTTTCTAATCCTGATTTATTTATCCTTGCAAATAAAACAGTATCAATCTGGCCCTGCTCAAGCCATCAATAACAGCAATCTCACATCCAAGCAAAGAGCACTGGCTGCACAAGGCATTAAATTAGTGCAGAGCAGTGGACTGAAGGCAGGATTGGGGAAGACAATATGAAAACTATTAGTCACCATAGAAGTTGCAGTGTGCTGATTCCACAAGACACTGCTCTGGGCTGCACTCAGCCACAATTGCGTGTTAAGGCTCCTGATGGTCTCAACAGATAGTTTGAATAGGtaagggaggggagaggagaggaaggaagagactGGGTTTCTCCTTTGTGTAGTTAAATAGGAGAATAGATAGAAGTAGTGTACCATTTTGGCTTAAAAGGATGCTTTCCTCTTAGTGCATGTCTGtatctgtgctttcttttgtatACAGCTTCTCCAATCTCTCTctgagagaaaaagacaaaaacattaGTAAGTTATTCTGAAGATCTAATTTAGCAGCAACTCTATCAAATGCAAGTTCATTGAAGTGGATGAAAAAACACAACAGGCAACCTTCTAAAGCACATTTAACCAAAACCGAGTTTAAGCTTCATCCCTCTTGCTTCTAAGCTCTGTCTCTCTTGCTGCGATGCTGAGCAGAGAGGGTCTTCTACAGCAAGTGACAGCTACTCAGGAGCGACTACACTAAAACACAATAACAGAAGTTCAGCTACAAGCAGATTACCTGTTTTAAAGGATTAAATAACCTGCCCTGACCAGGCTTCTGTACCACAAACTCATTCTACTTCTCATCTTTCCAGCCTTCAGAGGGTCCTACAATTTTCCTCTGGACATGCAGACTGGGAGAAAACACATATactgggaggaagaaagaaagaaaaaaaaggaagataaacaaCCTCTCTTTAAAATGGTTATTTTACAAAACAGACCCAAACTCAAATTAACATCCCAGCCCTCACAGAGAAAGGAGGAATTGTTTCcattaaagaaatacatcatTAAAAAGTGACCTACAAAGACTTACCCATAGTCAGTGAGACTGAACTGATCTTTGCCAGAGCTCACACAAGAGACTGGCTGCGTGCTGTTAAAAaagggggagcgggggggggggggggcggctgGATTCTCTCACTGGGGTCTCTCTTTAGAGCTCAGAGAGCTTGGCTTGTTGGAGGCAGAGGCATGCCTTCCAGAAGGACTTTACAGCAACGCACAACTGAGTTGTAAGCCAAGATAAAGCCGGCTTGTTATAAGAGGCAAGTCTTGTgagttgcttttatttattttttcccagtgtaTTGGAAATGCAGATCTTGTAAAGCAAGAATCAAGAGAGGgctggcagagggaaggggaggctgTGCCGCTGGCTAAAGTGAATCCCGGCTGTTCCCTCCACCAGGGCTTGTGCTCAGCGGGGGCACGGGGTGCCGtccccagcctctgctgccCTCGGAAGctggggggcaatgggagccGACCTCtcatggcggggggggggggggggcccgcGAGGTTGCCATTTGccaccctgcctgcaggcaAGGAAAGGAAGTAAGCACCATAacaataatgatgatgatgataaaaacagaaaaaaagccaagcagCTCGACATCAGCTCTGCCACAGACCAGcacccccaacacacacacacaatccGAAGAAGAAAATAGGTAGCAAAGTTCAACAGGGTGCAAAAGCAGCTTCAGCCCTCTCACCCCGGGAGGGGAGGGAGCCCGGCGGGGATCGCCGTGCCGCGGGCGGGGAGAGCCGAGCCAGTCAGACCCGGGAGCGGGCTGGCCCCGGCAGCAAGGGAGACCCCCGGCACCGAGCCCAGGCGAGACAGCGGCGGCCGCCCTTCGCTGTGCTTCCCCTTGCGGTGCTCCTGCAAGGAAGCAAGCCCGCAAGGGCTGCGCGGGGAGGGGATGCTCCATCCCCCCCTGCCCCGAAGAAACTGCAACTCGGAGTGCTCCcagcgccgcgccgccgccttTCGCACGCCGACATCAGCGAGGCGTCCCCAAGGGACAGGGCCGGGCCCGGGGGTCGCTCCCGCCCGCGGCAGCTCTCGCAGCCCCGGCTCCCGGCGCGACACCTCGGCGGGTTCCTACACCGGCAGTGGCCAGAGGTTACGGCGAGGAATTATGAAGTGGCTACAGGCGCTGGAAGCCCTATTGCTGCATAAATCTCTCCGCTCAGGCTGCGACGAGCTTCGCCGGCATCATTTACTTTCTCCTGCAGGTGCTTTTTAACTTTGATCCCACCGCCGCTGTCTGCGCCCTCCCCTCACCTCCCCAAACGGCGACCGCGACAACGTCTCTTACCGTAAACCCCTTGTCCCCTGCTGTACACCGGCACCAGAGACAAGAATAAAACCCAGATCGTCTCCATCTTCAAGGCAGAGCCTTCATCGCCGGCGAAGAAAAGCAGTCAAAACAGCCCAGGCAGCATCCGGCGGGGGAGCGAGGAGCAGACGAAAGCCTCCCGGAACGCCGCCCCATGCGCCCGGCACCGGCGCCCCTCGGGCGGAGGGAGGAACCGGGAGGGACCCCCCGAACCACCCCCCACCAGGGCCGCCTGAggatggattaaaaaaaaaaaaaataaaaaggaaggaaaatgaaaataaaaaaaaaaatgtagggAGCGAGGGAAGGAGGCAGCGAGGAGGGCAGGAAAGCGGAGCGCTGCTTCCCGCTTCCCTTCGCCAGGTTGCTCAAGGGTCTCCAGGAAAACGGGCAGCCGCGCCCGCCCGCGGGGTGCGCGGAGAGGCCAGCCCAGGGCACTGGGCAGGGGCAAGAGCGGAGCCCGGCTGTCCCCGGCCCCTGCGGGAAAGGGGGGTTCTCTGTCCGGTGGGAGCCGCCGAGCGCTGCTCGAAGTGCTGCCAACTTGGGAGAGTCCTCACCCTTCCTCCTCCCGACAAGGCTCTGGCCACAGCCCCAAGAGAAacaaggagaaggaggtggagaaaaagggggggggaaggaagggtggGGGTAGGACCCAGTTGCTGAAAGGCGGAGGGAGGGATAGGTGAtgctctctcctcttttcctgaTCTTCTGGGGAGGGGATTGTTGTAATTAATCAAATCcaagaaggttttttttttccttttagatcGGCTCCCAAGAGCTCCCCCAGCTGCACTGCATCGCCCCAGCCAGCCTGAAGGGAGAAGCAAGCGAGGAGCAGCCAGAGCACGCACCCTCGCTCCGCCTGCGGCTCAGCCCGGCTCTCTTCGCCTCCTCCCCAGCCTGACAGGTCCTTCTCCCTTCAAAACTTTCTCTTATGTTGTGTGCCGGTTTCGGGTGGGTGCTTCGCCTCCGCTGCTTGCCTGCTCCTCCCGCCTCGCAGATGATTTGTGACTCTGGAGGGGTCCGCGCGTCGACGCGGCTGCCGGAGCTCCCGGTGGGAACTAACAGGGGCCGCAGCTGGGAGGGGCCGCCGAGGAGGGACAAGAAGCTACAGAAAGTTAGGTTACTCCTGCCAGACGCTGGCTGGAAACCGCTTGGCAGGTCCCTGCCCCACTGCCTTTCCCCGAAGCACCAAAGTCTCCTGTAAAAGTTGCCTGGCGCGTCACCGCTCCCCGGCCAGCCCGGGGGCGCTCCGCTCCGCCGGCCCCCGCACGGCTTCGCTACTGCCCCACCGGCCGGGCGGGCCCACGGCTGCCTCACCGTCCCTGCCTGTCGCTCTGCCGGGCGCGCCGTGATTTCCTCCCCTTTGCCTTTCCAggttttcccctcccctcttcACCATTTCATCcctcttcagttaaaaaaaagaaaaagggagccAATTAAAGCAGCCGTGCTTGGCAGagccctgcctcctgcccaATTCTGCGAGCCTCCTCTCGCCCCGGCCCAATTAGAGACAGCACCGCAgggctggggagaaaaaggggcTTGCTTCGGGCAGAGAGCTCAGCCGTCAGCCCGGGGTCCCTTAATTCTCAGGACAGTCGCGGCAAGGTCGGCTTCTCCCGGGTGGGACCTGAGATGCGGAAAGCCCAGGGGCGGCGGGGACTGGGGACACCTCCTGGCTTGTACGGGCAGCGAGTTCGGGAGTGGGGGAAAAGAGCGCAGATTGCCCGGGGGGTCTCCTGTGCCGGCGCTGGCTGATGCCAGCAAAGTTTTTGGCCTCTCCCTCAGGTAGGTTGCAGGGTGGGGGGGCTGCCT
This window harbors:
- the LOC115613577 gene encoding collagen alpha-1(I) chain-like; the protein is MLHPPLPRRNCNSECSQRRAAAFRTPTSARRPQGTGPGPGVAPARGSSRSPGSRRDTSAGSYTGSGQRLRRGIMKWLQALEALLLHKSLRSGCDELRRHHLLSPAETRIKPRSSPSSRQSLHRRRRKAVKTAQAASGGGARSRRKPPGTPPHAPGTGAPRAEGGTGRDPPNHPPPGPPEDGLKKKKIKRKENENKKKNVGSEGRRQRGGQESGALLPASLRQVAQGSPGKRAAAPARGVRGEASPGHWAGARAEPGCPRPLRERGVLCPVGAAERCSKCCQLGRVLTLPPPDKALATAPRETRRRRSAPKSSPSCTASPQPA